The following are encoded in a window of Pseudomonas multiresinivorans genomic DNA:
- a CDS encoding GGDEF domain-containing protein, producing MRRAIVLLLTLLLCHTALAFELDDKASGAWLNDHLELLQERDGPLSLAAVQASRDFVPANGRTSVGQSPDGWWLRLDLDRRTSPLGGWWLEVDAVNLKDLRLYIPDERGIYRETLSGEAVPFAQGRDRDYRRPLFHLPEGTGPVRIYARVYDPAGNSFPLRIWSLDDLQDHRANTSLFLGFIYGLIAALLLYNLFILLTLRDPAYFWYVLTTASALLFSLGMSGHGFEYFWPDHPVPWWLDRITLPSLWGLCVHRFTITLLQTRRYVRWSHWLLNLNCALYVLTIVLGALQLRGVAGWMLVAITLIGVPAALGGALVRWRQGSFPAFLYLLGFGLVLTSVSISVLRATGVVQPSPLTSYIFPIAVAMESVLFSFALTSRIQGLKRERAQALEQADREKSARLTLMQSAQQDLATAVAERTAELTQSNQLLRDREVQLQHAAHYDPLTGLPNRRYLVEHAEHALAHAQQNGETLALMLIDLDHFKPINDSHGHDAGDFMLQNVGNRLRQCVRGSDCVARLGGDEFAALISGPDAEGHAKEIACRILNELSRPVKFDSLELRVTPSIGVAIYPSHAMQFSKLYKAADQALYEVKGNGRAAYAMASEAAGETSELWQENEWLESEDRA from the coding sequence GTGCGTCGTGCCATCGTGCTGTTGCTTACCCTGCTGCTCTGCCACACGGCGCTAGCCTTCGAACTCGACGACAAGGCCAGCGGCGCCTGGCTCAATGATCACCTCGAATTGCTGCAGGAGCGCGACGGCCCTCTGTCGCTGGCGGCCGTGCAGGCCAGCCGCGACTTCGTTCCGGCCAACGGCCGCACCAGCGTCGGCCAGAGTCCTGACGGCTGGTGGCTGCGCCTGGACCTGGACCGCCGTACCTCGCCGCTGGGCGGCTGGTGGCTGGAAGTCGATGCCGTCAACCTGAAGGACCTGCGCCTCTACATACCCGACGAACGGGGCATCTACCGGGAGACGCTGTCCGGCGAGGCCGTGCCATTCGCCCAGGGCCGTGACCGCGACTACCGCCGACCACTCTTCCACCTGCCCGAAGGCACCGGCCCGGTGCGCATCTATGCCCGCGTCTACGACCCGGCCGGCAATTCGTTTCCGCTGCGCATCTGGTCGCTGGATGATCTGCAGGACCATCGCGCCAATACCAGCCTGTTCCTGGGTTTCATCTACGGTCTGATCGCCGCCCTGCTGCTGTACAACCTGTTCATCCTGCTGACCCTGCGCGACCCGGCGTACTTTTGGTACGTGCTGACGACCGCCAGCGCGCTGCTGTTCAGCCTGGGCATGAGCGGCCACGGCTTCGAGTACTTCTGGCCCGATCACCCGGTGCCCTGGTGGCTCGACCGCATCACCCTGCCCTCGCTCTGGGGCCTTTGCGTACACCGATTCACCATCACCCTGCTGCAGACCCGCCGCTACGTGCGCTGGTCGCACTGGCTGCTGAACCTGAACTGCGCGCTGTACGTGCTGACTATCGTCCTCGGCGCGCTGCAGCTGCGCGGCGTGGCCGGCTGGATGCTGGTGGCGATTACCCTGATCGGCGTGCCGGCGGCACTGGGCGGTGCCTTGGTGCGCTGGCGCCAGGGGTCGTTCCCGGCCTTCCTCTACCTGCTCGGCTTCGGCCTGGTACTGACCAGCGTGAGTATCTCGGTGCTGCGCGCCACCGGCGTGGTGCAACCCTCGCCATTGACCTCGTACATCTTCCCCATCGCCGTAGCGATGGAGTCGGTGCTGTTCTCCTTCGCCCTCACCTCGCGAATCCAGGGCCTCAAACGCGAGCGCGCCCAGGCACTGGAGCAGGCTGACCGGGAGAAGAGCGCACGCCTGACCCTCATGCAGAGCGCCCAGCAAGACCTGGCGACAGCCGTAGCCGAGCGCACCGCCGAACTCACCCAGAGCAACCAGTTGCTGCGCGACCGCGAAGTGCAGCTGCAACACGCAGCGCACTACGACCCGCTGACCGGCCTGCCGAACCGGCGCTACCTGGTGGAACATGCCGAGCACGCCCTGGCCCATGCCCAGCAGAACGGCGAGACCCTGGCGCTGATGCTGATCGACCTCGACCACTTCAAGCCCATCAACGACAGCCACGGGCACGATGCGGGCGACTTCATGCTGCAGAACGTCGGTAACCGCCTGCGCCAGTGCGTGCGCGGCAGCGATTGTGTGGCGCGCCTGGGCGGGGACGAATTCGCAGCACTGATTTCCGGCCCCGATGCCGAGGGGCACGCCAAGGAGATCGCCTGCCGCATCCTCAATGAGCTGTCGCGGCCGGTGAAGTTCGACAGCCTGGAACTGCGCGTCACACCGAGCATCGGCGTGGCCATCTACCCCAGCCACGCGATGCAGTTCAGCAAGCTCTACAAGGCCGCCGACCAGGCGCTCTACGAAGTGAAGGGCAATGGCCGGGCGGCCTACGCCATGGCCAGCGAGGCCGCCGGCGAGACCAGCGAGCTCTGGCAGGAAAACGAATGGCTGGAAAGCGAAGACCGCGCCTGA
- the rlmB gene encoding 23S rRNA (guanosine(2251)-2'-O)-methyltransferase RlmB → MSQWEKVYGVHAVEALLRHHPKRVKQLWLAEGRHDPRVQALVELAGQVRVPVGTRDRKELDEWAEGVHQGVVAEVSPSQVWGENMLEELLERSTGPALLLALDGVTDPHNLGACLRTADAAGALAVIVPKDKSATLNATVRKVACGAAEVIPLVAVTNLARTLEKLQQRGLWIVGTAGEATQMLYELDLTGPTVLVMGAEGKGMRRLTREHCDYLAKLPMQGSVSSLNVSVATGVCLFEIVRQRQIKAGA, encoded by the coding sequence ATGAGTCAGTGGGAAAAGGTCTACGGGGTCCATGCCGTAGAAGCGTTGCTGCGCCATCACCCGAAGCGGGTCAAGCAACTGTGGTTGGCCGAAGGTCGGCATGATCCGCGCGTCCAGGCGCTGGTCGAGCTGGCCGGTCAGGTGCGCGTGCCGGTGGGCACGCGCGACCGCAAGGAGCTGGACGAGTGGGCCGAGGGCGTGCACCAGGGCGTGGTCGCCGAGGTCAGCCCGAGCCAGGTGTGGGGCGAGAACATGCTGGAGGAGCTGCTGGAGCGCTCCACCGGTCCCGCGCTGCTGCTGGCGCTGGACGGCGTGACCGATCCGCACAACCTCGGCGCCTGCCTGCGCACCGCCGATGCGGCGGGCGCGCTGGCGGTGATAGTGCCGAAGGACAAGTCCGCCACCCTCAACGCCACTGTGCGTAAAGTCGCCTGCGGCGCCGCCGAGGTGATCCCGCTGGTCGCCGTGACCAATCTCGCGCGCACCCTGGAGAAGCTTCAGCAGCGCGGGCTGTGGATCGTCGGCACTGCTGGCGAAGCGACCCAGATGCTCTACGAACTCGATCTCACCGGGCCGACCGTGCTGGTGATGGGCGCCGAGGGCAAAGGCATGCGCCGCCTGACCCGCGAGCACTGCGATTACCTGGCCAAGCTGCCGATGCAGGGCAGCGTGAGCAGCCTGAACGTCTCGGTGGCTACCGGTGTGTGCCTGTTCGAGATCGTCCGCCAGCGCCAGATCAAGGCTGGCGCCTAG
- the rnr gene encoding ribonuclease R, translating to MADWQNLDPEAAREAEKYDNPIPSRELILAHLAERGAPATRAQLLDELGLSGEEPEEALRRRLRAMERDGQLIYTRRGAYAPVDKLDLILGRIAGHRDGFGFLIPDDGSDDLFLSPTQMRLVFDGDRALARVSGFDRRGRREGAVVEVVERAHETIVGRYFDESGIGTVVADNPKIQQEVLIPPGKAGKAKHNQFVQVRIDVWPSVHRQAQGEVVEVLGDYMAPGMEIEVALRSYDIPHTWPEAVEKEAAKLKPEVLEKDKEKRVDLRALPFVTIDGEDARDFDDAVYAEKRKGGGWKLFVAIADVSHYVKVGSALDEEAAKRGNSVYFPERVIPMLPEILSNGLCSLNPLVDRLAMVCEMNLSKAGKLTDYQFYEAVIHSHARLTYTKVSQYLETPDSPEGQRLKEQLPAVVPHLNTLYDLYKVLVGARHVRGAIDFETQETRIVFGADRKISEIRPTQRNDAHKLIEECMLAANVATAKFLEKHGIPALYRVHDGPPQEKLNNLRQFLGELGLTLYRGKGDPTPADYQKLLESIQGRPDLQLIQTVMLRSLSQAVYSPENAGHFGLNYEAYTHFTSPIRRYPDLLTHRAIRGLIRSKAASEHVQRVGAASMPKARIYPYDEARLAQLGEQCSMTERRADEATRDVTNWLKCEFMRERVGETFPGVITAVTGFGIFVELSDIYVEGLVHVTALPGDYYHFDAVHHRLAGERTGRSFRLGDTVEVVVARVDLDERKIDFELSDNVLSAPIGRKKRGEKAEPVAKGKVAKGKAPKGAAAKEKPAKARGQVADDPFFAPDVAVVPSHQPRKRKVGVVQALPSVAPEMLAKAEEMLGNTDVRKSREVKKALLEEAKVGGNKPATGKGKSASAAGKPRNPSKQKARSGKSTKHRKGASQPKAGASTGAPAGKGKAKK from the coding sequence ATGGCCGATTGGCAAAACCTCGATCCCGAGGCCGCCCGCGAGGCGGAAAAATACGACAACCCCATCCCTAGCCGTGAACTCATCCTGGCGCACCTCGCCGAGCGCGGCGCTCCCGCGACGCGGGCCCAGTTGCTGGATGAACTTGGCCTCTCCGGCGAAGAGCCGGAAGAAGCACTGCGCCGCCGACTGCGCGCCATGGAGCGCGACGGCCAGCTCATCTATACCCGCCGTGGTGCCTACGCGCCGGTGGACAAGCTCGACCTGATCCTCGGCCGCATCGCCGGCCACCGCGACGGCTTCGGCTTCCTCATCCCAGATGACGGTAGCGACGACCTGTTCCTCAGCCCGACGCAGATGCGCCTGGTGTTCGACGGTGACCGCGCCCTGGCGCGCGTGTCCGGCTTCGACCGCCGCGGCCGCCGTGAAGGCGCCGTGGTGGAGGTGGTCGAACGCGCCCACGAGACCATCGTCGGCCGCTATTTCGATGAAAGCGGCATCGGCACGGTGGTGGCCGACAATCCGAAGATCCAGCAGGAAGTGCTGATCCCGCCGGGCAAGGCCGGCAAGGCCAAGCACAACCAATTCGTCCAGGTGCGCATCGACGTCTGGCCGAGCGTGCACCGCCAGGCCCAGGGCGAAGTGGTGGAAGTGCTCGGCGACTACATGGCGCCGGGCATGGAAATCGAAGTCGCGCTGCGCAGCTACGACATTCCCCACACCTGGCCCGAGGCAGTGGAGAAGGAAGCCGCCAAACTCAAGCCCGAAGTGCTGGAGAAGGATAAGGAGAAGCGCGTCGACCTGCGCGCCCTGCCTTTCGTCACCATCGACGGCGAGGATGCCCGTGACTTCGACGACGCGGTCTACGCCGAGAAGCGCAAGGGTGGGGGCTGGAAGCTGTTCGTTGCCATCGCCGACGTCTCTCATTATGTGAAGGTCGGTTCGGCCCTGGATGAAGAAGCGGCCAAGCGCGGAAACTCGGTCTACTTCCCCGAGCGCGTGATTCCGATGCTGCCGGAGATTCTCTCCAACGGCCTGTGCTCCCTGAATCCGCTGGTCGATCGCCTAGCCATGGTCTGCGAGATGAACCTCTCCAAGGCCGGCAAGCTGACCGACTATCAATTCTATGAGGCGGTCATCCATTCCCATGCGCGCCTGACTTACACCAAGGTCAGTCAGTACCTGGAAACCCCCGACAGCCCCGAAGGCCAGCGCCTGAAGGAACAGCTGCCGGCGGTGGTGCCGCACCTGAATACTCTTTATGACCTGTACAAGGTCCTGGTCGGCGCGCGCCACGTGCGCGGGGCGATCGATTTCGAGACCCAGGAAACCCGCATCGTCTTCGGCGCGGATCGGAAGATCTCGGAGATCCGCCCGACCCAGCGCAACGATGCGCACAAGCTGATCGAGGAGTGCATGCTGGCGGCCAACGTGGCTACCGCCAAATTCCTCGAAAAGCATGGTATTCCCGCGCTGTATCGCGTCCACGACGGTCCGCCGCAGGAGAAGTTGAACAACCTGCGCCAGTTCCTCGGCGAACTGGGTCTGACCCTTTACCGCGGCAAGGGCGATCCGACTCCGGCGGACTACCAGAAGCTGCTGGAGTCCATCCAGGGCCGCCCGGACCTGCAACTGATCCAGACCGTGATGCTGCGCTCCCTGAGCCAGGCGGTGTACAGCCCCGAGAATGCCGGCCACTTCGGCCTGAACTACGAGGCCTACACCCACTTCACCTCGCCGATCCGTCGCTACCCGGACCTGCTGACCCACCGCGCGATCCGCGGCCTGATCCGCTCCAAGGCGGCATCGGAGCACGTGCAGCGCGTCGGTGCCGCCAGCATGCCGAAGGCACGCATCTACCCGTACGACGAAGCGCGCCTGGCTCAGCTGGGCGAGCAGTGCTCGATGACCGAGCGCCGCGCCGACGAGGCGACCCGTGATGTCACCAACTGGCTGAAGTGCGAGTTCATGCGCGAGCGCGTGGGCGAGACCTTCCCTGGCGTGATCACCGCAGTGACCGGTTTCGGCATCTTCGTCGAGTTGAGCGACATCTATGTCGAAGGCCTGGTCCACGTCACCGCGCTGCCGGGCGACTACTACCACTTCGATGCCGTGCATCACCGCCTCGCGGGCGAACGCACCGGCCGCAGCTTCCGCCTGGGTGACACCGTGGAAGTCGTCGTGGCGCGCGTCGACCTGGATGAGCGCAAGATCGATTTCGAGCTTTCCGACAATGTGCTCAGCGCGCCGATTGGCCGCAAGAAGCGTGGCGAGAAGGCCGAGCCGGTTGCCAAGGGCAAAGTGGCCAAGGGCAAGGCGCCCAAGGGCGCAGCTGCCAAGGAGAAGCCGGCCAAGGCCCGCGGCCAGGTGGCCGATGATCCGTTCTTCGCTCCCGACGTGGCCGTGGTTCCGTCGCACCAGCCGCGCAAGCGCAAGGTCGGCGTGGTCCAGGCGCTGCCGTCGGTGGCGCCGGAGATGCTCGCCAAGGCCGAGGAGATGCTTGGCAATACCGATGTGCGCAAGAGTCGCGAAGTGAAGAAAGCGCTGCTCGAAGAGGCCAAGGTCGGCGGTAACAAGCCGGCGACCGGCAAGGGCAAGTCCGCGTCCGCCGCTGGCAAGCCGCGCAATCCTTCGAAGCAGAAGGCCCGGTCCGGCAAGTCAACCAAGCACCGCAAGGGGGCGTCGCAGCCTAAGGCGGGTGCATCGACTGGCGCTCCGGCAGGCAAAGGTAAGGCGAAGAAATGA
- the rplI gene encoding 50S ribosomal protein L9, translating to MEVILLEKIAKLGNLGDKLNVKGGYARNYLLPQGKATAATAANVAAFEERRAELEKAAAEKKAAAEARAAQLAELIVTIGAHAGDEGKLFGSIGTRDIADAVSAAGYPLEKSEVRLPDGALRAVGEYNIEVQLHMDVDATLHVVVVAE from the coding sequence ATGGAAGTCATCCTGCTGGAAAAGATCGCCAAACTGGGCAACCTGGGCGACAAGCTGAACGTAAAGGGCGGTTACGCTCGTAACTACCTGCTGCCGCAGGGCAAAGCCACCGCTGCCACCGCTGCCAACGTCGCTGCTTTCGAAGAGCGCCGCGCAGAGCTGGAAAAAGCCGCTGCTGAGAAAAAAGCCGCTGCTGAAGCTCGTGCTGCCCAGCTGGCCGAACTGATCGTGACCATCGGCGCCCACGCTGGCGACGAAGGCAAACTGTTCGGTTCGATCGGCACCCGCGACATCGCCGACGCCGTTTCGGCTGCCGGCTACCCGCTGGAAAAGAGCGAAGTTCGCCTGCCCGACGGCGCCCTGCGCGCTGTAGGCGAATACAACATCGAAGTGCAACTGCACATGGATGTTGATGCAACCCTGCACGTGGTTGTAGTCGCCGAGTAA
- the rpsR gene encoding 30S ribosomal protein S18, translated as MARFFRRRKFCRFTAEGVKEIDYKDLNTLKAYVSETGKIVPSRITGTKAKYQRQLATAIKRARYLALLPYTDSHGR; from the coding sequence ATGGCACGTTTCTTCCGTCGTCGTAAGTTCTGCCGTTTCACCGCTGAAGGCGTGAAAGAGATCGATTACAAAGATCTGAACACCCTGAAAGCCTACGTTTCCGAAACCGGCAAGATCGTTCCGAGCCGTATCACCGGCACCAAAGCCAAGTACCAGCGTCAGCTGGCGACCGCTATCAAGCGCGCCCGTTACCTGGCCCTGCTTCCCTACACCGACAGCCACGGCCGTTGA
- the dnaB gene encoding replicative DNA helicase, whose protein sequence is MNDITVPEQYDLQTASLKVPPHSIEAEQAVLGGLMLDNNAWERVSDAVSDGDFYRHDHRLIFRAVYKLAEANQPIDVVTLSEQLEREGQLPQVGGLAYLAELAKNTPSVANIKAYAGIIRERATLRQLIGISSDIADSAFNPEGRSANEVLDEAERKIFEIAEARPKTGGPVGIGDILVKTIDRIDHLFNTADALTGITTGFTDLDEKTSGLQPSDLIIVAGRPSMGKTTFAMNLVENALMRSDKAILVYSLEMPSDSIVMRMLASLGRIDQTKVRTGKLDDEDWPRLTSAVNLLSDRKLFIDDTAGISPSEMRARTRRLAREHGEIGMIMVDYLQLMQIPGSAGDNRTNEISEISRSLKALAKEFNCPVVALSQLNRSLEQRPNKRPVNSDLRESGAIEQDADVIMFVYRDEVYHPETEFKGVAEIILGKQRNGPIGTVRVAFLGRYSRFENLAPGMYNFEDE, encoded by the coding sequence ATGAACGACATCACCGTCCCCGAGCAATACGACCTGCAGACCGCTTCCCTCAAGGTGCCGCCGCACTCGATCGAAGCCGAACAGGCGGTGCTGGGTGGCCTGATGCTCGACAACAACGCCTGGGAGCGCGTCTCCGACGCCGTGTCCGACGGCGACTTCTACCGCCATGACCATCGCCTGATCTTCCGCGCCGTCTACAAGCTCGCCGAAGCCAACCAGCCGATCGACGTGGTGACGCTCTCCGAGCAGCTCGAACGCGAAGGGCAACTGCCCCAGGTGGGCGGCCTTGCCTACCTCGCCGAGTTGGCGAAGAACACGCCCTCAGTGGCGAACATCAAGGCCTACGCGGGCATCATCCGCGAGCGCGCCACCTTGCGGCAGCTGATCGGTATCAGCAGTGATATCGCCGACAGCGCTTTCAACCCCGAGGGGCGCAGCGCCAATGAAGTGCTCGACGAAGCCGAGCGCAAGATCTTCGAGATCGCCGAAGCGCGACCCAAGACCGGCGGCCCGGTGGGCATCGGCGACATTCTGGTCAAGACCATCGACCGTATCGACCACCTGTTCAACACCGCGGATGCGCTGACCGGCATTACCACCGGCTTCACTGACCTCGACGAGAAGACCAGCGGCCTGCAGCCGTCCGACCTGATCATCGTGGCCGGCCGACCGTCCATGGGCAAGACCACCTTCGCCATGAACCTGGTGGAGAACGCCCTGATGCGCAGCGACAAGGCGATCCTGGTGTATTCCCTGGAGATGCCCTCCGACTCCATCGTGATGCGTATGCTCGCCTCGCTCGGGCGCATCGACCAGACCAAGGTGCGTACCGGCAAGCTGGACGACGAGGATTGGCCGCGACTGACCTCGGCGGTGAACCTGCTCAGCGACCGCAAGCTGTTCATCGACGACACCGCCGGTATCTCGCCCTCGGAAATGCGCGCGCGGACCCGTCGCCTGGCGCGCGAGCACGGCGAGATTGGCATGATCATGGTGGACTACCTGCAGCTCATGCAGATTCCCGGTTCTGCCGGCGACAACCGGACCAACGAGATTTCCGAGATTTCCCGCTCGCTCAAGGCGCTGGCGAAGGAATTCAACTGCCCGGTGGTGGCGCTTTCCCAGCTCAACCGCTCGCTGGAACAGCGCCCCAACAAGCGCCCGGTGAACTCCGACTTGCGCGAATCCGGAGCGATCGAGCAGGACGCCGACGTGATCATGTTCGTCTATCGCGACGAGGTGTATCACCCGGAGACCGAGTTCAAGGGCGTCGCCGAGATCATCCTCGGCAAGCAGCGTAACGGCCCTATCGGCACGGTGCGCGTGGCCTTCCTCGGTCGCTACAGCCGTTTCGAGAACCTCGCGCCCGGCATGTACAACTTCGAAGACGAGTAA
- the rpsF gene encoding 30S ribosomal protein S6: MRHYEIVFLVHPDQSEQVGGMVERYTKAIEEDGGKVHRLEDWGRRQLAYAINNVHKAHYVLMNVECTAKALAELEDNFRYNDAVIRNMVIRRDEAVTGQSEMLKAEESRNERRERRERPESNEGESADGEDSRDSADE, encoded by the coding sequence ATGCGTCATTACGAAATCGTGTTCCTGGTTCACCCGGACCAGAGCGAACAAGTCGGTGGCATGGTCGAGCGTTACACCAAGGCCATCGAAGAAGACGGCGGCAAAGTCCACCGTCTGGAAGACTGGGGCCGTCGTCAGCTGGCTTACGCCATCAACAACGTGCACAAGGCGCACTACGTTCTGATGAACGTCGAGTGCACCGCCAAGGCCCTGGCCGAGCTGGAAGACAACTTCCGCTACAACGACGCCGTGATCCGTAACATGGTCATCCGTCGCGACGAAGCCGTTACCGGCCAGTCCGAAATGCTGAAGGCCGAAGAGAGCCGCAACGAGCGCCGCGAGCGCCGTGAGCGTCCCGAATCGAACGAGGGCGAGTCCGCTGACGGCGAAGATAGCCGCGACAGCGCTGACGAGTAA
- the alr gene encoding alanine racemase — protein MRPLVAHVDLAAIRHNYAVAKRCAPGREAFAVVKANAYGHGAREVVSCLHDEADGFAVACLEEAAEVRALHAGARILLLEGCFEPAEYLIAAQLRLDVAVQGVEQAQALLAAQLPSALNVWMKLDTGMHRLGFSPEALRDWHSRLRQAPQVAELNLMSHFANADLRGDELTEDQVACFLSVLDLDFDLRSLANSAAVLTIPAAHMDWVRPGIMLYGATPFADIGAAELGLRPAMSLEARLIAVREVAVGESVGYGATWVAERPSRIGTVSCGYADGYPRHAPSGTPVLVDGQRASLAGRVSMDMLAVDLTDLPGTAVGDRVELWGASLPVDEVAAHAGTIGYELLTKVTARVPRRYRS, from the coding sequence ATGCGCCCGCTCGTCGCCCACGTCGATCTTGCCGCCATTCGCCACAACTACGCCGTTGCCAAGCGCTGCGCGCCTGGGCGCGAGGCTTTCGCAGTGGTCAAGGCGAACGCCTACGGCCATGGGGCGCGGGAAGTGGTGAGCTGCCTGCACGACGAGGCTGATGGCTTCGCGGTGGCTTGCCTGGAGGAGGCCGCCGAGGTACGCGCCCTGCATGCCGGCGCCCGCATCCTGCTGCTGGAAGGCTGCTTCGAGCCGGCGGAATACCTGATCGCTGCCCAACTGCGCCTGGACGTGGCGGTGCAGGGCGTCGAGCAGGCCCAGGCGCTGCTCGCCGCGCAACTGCCCAGCGCGCTGAATGTGTGGATGAAGCTGGATACCGGCATGCACCGCCTGGGCTTTTCGCCCGAGGCGCTACGCGACTGGCATTCGCGCCTGCGCCAGGCTCCGCAGGTGGCGGAGCTGAACCTGATGAGCCATTTCGCCAACGCCGACTTGCGCGGCGACGAGCTGACCGAGGATCAGGTGGCCTGTTTCCTCAGTGTGCTGGATCTGGATTTCGACCTGCGCTCGCTGGCCAACTCTGCCGCCGTGCTGACCATTCCCGCCGCACACATGGACTGGGTTCGCCCCGGCATCATGCTCTATGGCGCCACGCCCTTCGCCGACATCGGCGCCGCTGAGCTGGGCCTGCGCCCGGCCATGAGCCTGGAGGCGCGACTGATCGCCGTGCGCGAGGTAGCGGTGGGTGAGAGCGTTGGCTACGGCGCGACCTGGGTGGCCGAGCGGCCGTCGCGTATAGGCACGGTGAGTTGCGGTTACGCCGATGGATACCCGCGCCACGCGCCGAGCGGCACACCGGTACTGGTGGATGGCCAGCGTGCATCGCTGGCCGGGCGGGTGTCCATGGATATGCTTGCCGTGGACCTGACCGACCTGCCCGGCACCGCAGTGGGTGATCGCGTCGAGCTGTGGGGCGCCAGCCTGCCGGTGGACGAGGTGGCCGCCCATGCCGGGACCATCGGCTATGAGCTGCTGACCAAGGTCACCGCCCGCGTGCCGCGTCGTTACCGCAGCTGA